In Brevibacillus brevis NBRC 100599, a single genomic region encodes these proteins:
- the edeL gene encoding edeine non-ribosomal peptide synthetase EdeL, whose product MNGRMQLDLDLNEFNLLTDDEANLLTRVNQTDKPYRNKVTIAELFARQAEKTPDRVAVVEADRERTYAELHAEANQLARILKDAGVVPSQLVGILADRSSRMVAGVLAILQAGGGYVPVDPHYPRARIRYLLQDSRCKVLVTESIYLDEIIPDLPDSIETIICMDETSFQHEGYKVYTASDIRRQKDEAIAPAGSEDDVAYVIYTSGSTGAPKGVMITHKQVLNTLFWLEETFPLSETDVVAQKTSISFTDSVWELFWPLMVGSKLSILKEEDGKDPGALYDWLREQRITVTQFVPAMMNVFLAHVHSRKEPDPLPNLKWVFNGGEALTANLVREWNRLFRVARIANIYGMTESAIYASVFLCTEQPAEETLRIPIGVPIANTHMFILGQTGEICPPDVKGEICIGGIGITDGYLGKPDLTEKAFTYHPITGERLYRTGDVGLLSETGVFEYLGRMDDQVQVRGYRVELKEVERAVLQHPAVNQVAVLAMADQMGLTELACYYVVQMDGVQPDELRAHLQEWLPEYMIPSYFMELSEMPLTPHGKIDRKALPAVKPSANSEYVPPANPIEQKLAELWADVLQLPSPGVLDHFVGQGGHSLKAIQLLSRIESDFQVKLSMRDLFDAPTIRGLANRITGNLQEMEQKPIVMLSKQEYYPVTRAQERLYLLWQLEEDATSYHTPGVMRITGSLDSGRLQEVAEQLVARHEALRTSFHLMEGQVKQKVHSDLSIEIETWQADEEAVEKTIESFFKPFDLKQAPLLRIGLIKLSSEDHLLIFDMHHIISDGISKSILLEEFCYLYQGQVLPELSVQAKEFAWWQSEQAAEIGWAEHEAYWLEAFSKQPQPLAIPTDYPRPQTMTFDGDELLTELSRDWVEKLDAFTRQSSTTLYMLLLAVYSVLLSKYSNQEDIVVGCDMDGRQRAEFAPVVGMFVNTLALRNWPKKELTVEEYIGQVRQNVLSGFEHGDYPFDQLVSQIQLTRDPARNPLFDAMLTLHHAAEQQKVSLDQIEFAPYEFRRKAAMLDLALEVVKAEDHLCMHWQYNTNLYHRRTIERMAQDFVILLEQMVAHPNRTIGQLQIGHGVVQVAQGQVDDDDFAF is encoded by the coding sequence ATGAATGGACGTATGCAGCTCGATCTGGATCTGAATGAGTTTAACCTGCTCACTGATGATGAAGCGAACTTGTTAACTCGAGTCAATCAGACAGACAAACCTTATCGCAACAAAGTGACAATCGCTGAACTGTTCGCCCGGCAAGCAGAAAAAACGCCTGATAGAGTCGCTGTGGTAGAGGCGGATCGAGAAAGAACATACGCAGAACTACACGCGGAAGCAAACCAGCTAGCCCGTATCCTAAAAGATGCGGGTGTGGTTCCTTCGCAACTCGTAGGAATTCTCGCAGACAGGAGCTCCCGTATGGTAGCGGGAGTTCTTGCCATCCTGCAAGCGGGTGGGGGATACGTCCCGGTTGATCCGCATTATCCCCGAGCTAGAATTCGGTATCTTTTGCAGGATAGCCGCTGCAAGGTGCTTGTAACAGAATCCATCTATCTGGATGAAATTATCCCGGATCTACCTGACAGCATCGAAACGATCATTTGTATGGACGAGACTTCCTTCCAGCACGAAGGATACAAGGTCTATACAGCGTCCGACATTCGCCGCCAAAAGGATGAGGCGATAGCTCCGGCAGGTTCAGAGGATGATGTTGCGTATGTCATCTACACATCTGGTTCGACCGGTGCACCGAAGGGCGTCATGATTACGCACAAACAGGTCTTGAATACGTTGTTTTGGCTGGAGGAGACTTTTCCGTTAAGCGAAACAGACGTTGTTGCCCAAAAAACCTCGATTTCTTTTACGGATTCGGTGTGGGAATTGTTTTGGCCGCTGATGGTTGGATCAAAGCTGTCTATTTTGAAAGAGGAAGACGGAAAAGATCCGGGAGCGTTGTATGACTGGCTCCGGGAGCAACGCATCACAGTCACGCAGTTCGTTCCAGCGATGATGAATGTGTTTCTGGCGCATGTGCATTCTCGTAAAGAACCAGATCCATTGCCCAATTTGAAGTGGGTATTTAATGGAGGAGAAGCTCTGACCGCTAATCTGGTTCGCGAATGGAATCGACTGTTCCGTGTTGCGCGAATCGCGAATATTTACGGGATGACAGAATCAGCGATATACGCTTCCGTCTTTCTTTGCACAGAACAGCCTGCTGAAGAAACGCTCAGAATCCCTATTGGTGTTCCTATTGCCAATACGCATATGTTCATCCTTGGTCAGACGGGGGAAATTTGTCCCCCTGATGTCAAGGGCGAGATTTGTATCGGAGGAATTGGCATCACCGATGGATATTTGGGCAAGCCTGATTTGACTGAGAAAGCTTTTACGTATCATCCCATTACCGGCGAGCGCCTGTACCGTACTGGAGATGTCGGCTTGCTCAGTGAAACGGGAGTTTTTGAATATCTGGGGCGGATGGACGATCAGGTTCAAGTGCGCGGCTATCGTGTGGAACTAAAAGAAGTTGAACGCGCCGTCCTTCAGCATCCCGCTGTAAATCAAGTAGCTGTTTTGGCTATGGCTGATCAAATGGGGCTAACCGAGCTGGCTTGCTACTATGTTGTGCAAATGGACGGTGTTCAGCCGGATGAGCTTCGCGCGCACCTGCAGGAGTGGCTCCCTGAATATATGATCCCGAGTTACTTTATGGAATTGTCGGAGATGCCGCTTACCCCGCATGGAAAAATCGATCGTAAAGCTTTGCCTGCTGTAAAGCCAAGTGCCAACAGTGAATACGTACCTCCAGCAAATCCTATCGAACAAAAGCTGGCTGAGTTGTGGGCGGATGTCTTACAGCTTCCATCCCCTGGTGTACTTGATCACTTTGTCGGTCAGGGAGGACATTCGCTCAAGGCCATTCAGCTTTTATCCAGGATTGAAAGTGACTTTCAAGTGAAGCTTTCCATGCGTGACCTGTTTGATGCTCCAACGATTCGTGGTTTGGCGAATCGGATCACAGGCAATCTCCAAGAGATGGAGCAAAAACCGATTGTCATGCTTTCTAAACAGGAATATTACCCTGTCACACGTGCCCAAGAGCGGCTTTACCTGTTGTGGCAGTTGGAAGAAGATGCTACCAGCTATCATACACCGGGAGTTATGCGGATCACCGGTTCCCTTGATTCAGGGCGTCTCCAAGAGGTTGCAGAACAACTCGTCGCACGACATGAGGCCCTACGCACCTCGTTTCATCTGATGGAAGGTCAGGTGAAGCAAAAAGTACACAGTGACCTGTCTATAGAGATCGAGACATGGCAAGCAGACGAGGAAGCTGTGGAAAAGACAATCGAAAGCTTTTTCAAGCCATTCGATTTAAAGCAAGCTCCTTTACTTCGTATCGGCTTAATTAAGCTCTCATCAGAAGACCATCTGTTGATTTTCGACATGCATCATATCATTTCAGATGGCATTTCCAAGTCCATCTTGCTTGAGGAATTTTGTTATCTCTACCAAGGACAGGTGTTGCCGGAATTGTCGGTACAGGCCAAGGAGTTCGCTTGGTGGCAATCAGAACAAGCTGCCGAGATCGGTTGGGCCGAGCATGAAGCCTACTGGTTGGAGGCATTTTCCAAGCAGCCGCAACCGCTGGCAATCCCGACCGATTATCCTCGCCCACAAACCATGACATTTGATGGAGACGAGTTGTTGACTGAGCTGTCTAGAGATTGGGTGGAAAAGCTCGACGCGTTTACCCGTCAGAGTTCTACGACGCTCTACATGCTTCTGTTGGCTGTCTATTCTGTTTTGTTATCGAAATACAGCAATCAGGAAGACATCGTCGTCGGCTGCGATATGGATGGTAGACAACGTGCGGAGTTTGCCCCTGTTGTCGGAATGTTTGTTAACACCTTGGCCTTGCGAAACTGGCCGAAGAAAGAATTGACCGTCGAAGAGTATATCGGGCAGGTACGCCAAAACGTGCTTAGCGGTTTTGAGCATGGAGACTATCCATTCGATCAACTCGTAAGTCAGATTCAATTGACTCGGGATCCAGCAAGGAACCCGTTGTTTGACGCCATGCTGACCCTGCATCATGCAGCGGAGCAGCAAAAAGTCAGCCTCGATCAAATCGAGTTTGCACCGTACGAGTTCAGACGCAAAGCTGCCATGCTCGATCTAGCTTTGGAAGTGGTTAAAGCTGAGGATCACCTATGCATGCATTGGCAATATAACACGAACTTGTATCACAGAAGAACAATCGAGAGGATGGCTCAAGACTTTGTCATTCTTCTGGAGCAAATGGTAGCCCACCCGAACCGAACTATCGGACAACTTCAGATCGGTCATGGAGTAGTACAAGTAGCACAGGGACAAGTGGACGACGATGACTTTGCTTTTTAA
- the edeK gene encoding edeine non-ribosomal peptide synthetase EdeK: MTTITAQNILLASGQFDREKDYWMENLSREFHSLDLPTDSRASFQRQSELRELTIVFPDELSKALIHLSNGSDQRLFMALLSGFGILLSKYTGHQDICVGTAIFRQTEPGEFLNKVLPLRHQVLPEWSIKELLQEVRQTLKTAVEHQNYPILRLIEELQVPQQGNSTPFFEATCLLDVLHDQDSLEQVSSELQLLFSKKGNSLELLVRYVGQRYQLPMMERMIEHLVRIYQVIVTQSDQKIAEIAFLSEAEVRELVLSFNDNRIDFPRDQSFDRLFEEQVKKTPHRKAVTDGKSTLTYQELNERSNRLARHFIQQGLRTGTKIGIYMKRNVDTLVAILAVFKAGGAYVPIDPDYPQHRILYIVQKSEIAGLITQPDLLDGLEPIRASSPELKYFYVFGQSDQLIESLSGEDIDRESAGTDLAYIIFTSGTTGQPKGVMVHHRGMINHIFAKINDLSLCEDDLVTQTASLCFDISVWQYLAVLLVGGSVLVIDTETVMDTQALHNVLRSNHVTVAEVVPSLLSVLLDLVQEWPDSERSLPDLRWMAVTGEELPAPLVRRWFACYSEIPLVNMYGPTEASDDITHHIIREMPSDQQIVVPIGIPIQNTHIYILDQNQCICPRGVKGEIGVAGPGVGYGYYKDDERTQKVFVANPYASWIDDPDYQVLYRTGDVGRITEDGYIEYFGRMDNQVKIRGYRIELSEIEQVMRRHPAVKDAVVLALSEETGAKYLCAYVVPQEEFSARDVRDYLFTVLPEYMVPMHYVKQNVLPLTPNGKVDRGALPKPGIQDRIDTSILVSATTETEKALTHIWAHVLQLDPNTISTRDNFFALGGHSLKINAVAAQVAQQFGVQLPLRTMFNHPTIQELGNVIDGSDKTIMKRRFSVEARSYYPVTAAQRKFFILQQLNPADTSLHITAARFIEGELSREKVEHAFQGLLDRHESLRTSFDYRDGQVVQIVHDSLVFRLEVSEASEEQLEASLATFVRPFDLRQAPLLRVGLIRIAPEKHLLLFDMHHIISDGVSMDILVEDFVRLYAGVTLPALEVQQKEFAVWQESALESGELQADYWADLFTSPAPLLSIPTDYERPESLTYPGATIEFEVSAEERQRLQELATQEHATLYMVLLSVYNILLAKYSGQEDIVVGTPVAGRKFAEFDEVIGMFINTIPLRNYPKGEKTYREFLAEVREHTLASFEQADYPIDLFVKTLGLEPNTGRQPLFDTIFVLQNMDNPEGELELEDMIVKNYPLQNNTAKLDLHLAAYPVFDRLICKLDYRSDLFRRDTMEQFVSDFKSLLQQVMEDPQRLLQDFELTREVALIQAQGVDWDFEF, translated from the coding sequence TTGACAACGATAACGGCACAAAACATCTTGCTGGCCAGTGGGCAGTTTGATCGTGAAAAAGACTATTGGATGGAGAACCTCTCTCGAGAGTTTCATTCACTCGACCTTCCAACAGACTCTCGGGCCTCGTTTCAGCGTCAGTCTGAGCTTCGTGAGCTGACCATCGTGTTTCCGGACGAGCTGAGCAAGGCGCTGATTCATTTGAGCAATGGCTCGGATCAACGTTTGTTCATGGCTTTGCTGAGTGGATTTGGCATCCTGTTGTCCAAATACACGGGACATCAGGACATATGCGTTGGAACGGCTATCTTTCGTCAAACAGAGCCGGGTGAGTTCTTGAATAAAGTGCTGCCTTTGCGTCATCAGGTACTCCCGGAATGGAGCATTAAGGAGCTACTGCAAGAAGTTCGGCAGACCTTAAAAACCGCTGTGGAACATCAGAACTACCCAATCTTGCGGTTGATCGAGGAACTGCAAGTACCACAGCAGGGGAACAGCACACCGTTCTTTGAGGCGACTTGCTTGTTGGACGTTCTTCATGATCAGGACAGCCTGGAACAGGTCTCGAGTGAGTTGCAGCTCCTCTTTTCTAAAAAGGGGAACTCGCTCGAATTACTTGTGCGTTATGTCGGGCAAAGATACCAACTCCCCATGATGGAACGGATGATAGAGCATTTGGTCCGAATCTATCAGGTTATCGTAACCCAATCAGATCAGAAAATCGCGGAGATAGCGTTCTTATCTGAGGCAGAGGTACGGGAGCTAGTTCTTTCATTTAACGACAACCGGATTGATTTTCCACGCGATCAGAGCTTTGATCGCCTCTTTGAGGAGCAGGTAAAAAAGACGCCTCATCGCAAAGCGGTGACGGACGGAAAATCAACGTTAACCTATCAGGAATTAAACGAGCGATCCAACCGACTTGCGCGCCATTTTATCCAGCAAGGATTACGAACTGGCACGAAAATCGGTATCTATATGAAGCGTAACGTGGATACGCTTGTTGCGATTCTTGCCGTGTTCAAGGCAGGAGGAGCCTACGTACCGATTGATCCAGACTATCCGCAGCATCGGATCCTGTATATCGTGCAGAAGAGCGAGATTGCAGGGTTAATCACTCAGCCTGACTTGCTAGATGGGTTGGAGCCGATTCGAGCATCCTCACCTGAACTGAAGTATTTCTATGTTTTTGGTCAATCTGATCAATTAATAGAGTCACTTTCGGGAGAGGACATCGATCGGGAGAGTGCAGGAACAGACTTGGCATATATCATCTTCACATCGGGTACGACTGGACAACCGAAAGGCGTAATGGTGCACCATCGCGGAATGATAAACCACATTTTTGCTAAAATCAACGATCTATCGCTCTGCGAGGATGATCTTGTCACACAAACAGCTTCTCTTTGCTTCGACATATCTGTTTGGCAATATCTGGCTGTTCTGCTGGTGGGTGGCTCTGTACTGGTGATCGATACAGAGACGGTAATGGATACGCAGGCTCTTCATAACGTACTCCGTTCCAACCACGTCACCGTCGCGGAGGTGGTACCGTCTCTGCTCTCCGTACTGCTTGATCTCGTTCAAGAATGGCCCGACTCCGAACGTAGCTTGCCTGATCTGCGGTGGATGGCAGTCACAGGAGAGGAGTTGCCCGCTCCTCTGGTACGACGCTGGTTTGCCTGCTATTCGGAAATTCCTTTGGTGAATATGTACGGGCCAACGGAAGCATCTGATGATATTACGCACCACATTATTCGGGAAATGCCCAGTGATCAGCAGATTGTGGTTCCCATCGGCATACCGATCCAGAATACTCATATTTACATACTCGATCAAAATCAGTGTATCTGCCCGCGAGGCGTAAAAGGAGAAATAGGTGTGGCCGGTCCGGGGGTTGGTTACGGCTACTACAAAGATGACGAACGGACACAAAAAGTCTTTGTAGCAAATCCGTATGCCAGTTGGATAGATGACCCAGACTACCAAGTCCTCTACCGAACGGGTGATGTAGGCCGGATCACGGAGGACGGATATATTGAGTACTTCGGGAGAATGGACAATCAAGTCAAGATTCGGGGTTACCGAATCGAATTGAGTGAGATCGAACAGGTGATGCGCAGACATCCAGCGGTTAAGGATGCAGTGGTCTTGGCGCTTTCAGAGGAAACGGGTGCAAAGTACTTATGTGCCTATGTCGTTCCCCAAGAGGAATTTTCCGCACGAGATGTGCGTGATTATCTGTTTACTGTGCTCCCTGAATACATGGTGCCGATGCACTATGTAAAACAAAACGTATTGCCGCTTACCCCTAACGGAAAAGTGGATAGAGGAGCTTTGCCGAAGCCTGGCATACAGGATCGCATAGACACATCTATTTTGGTGTCAGCGACAACCGAGACGGAAAAAGCTCTCACGCACATCTGGGCGCATGTGTTACAGCTCGATCCAAACACAATCAGCACTCGGGACAATTTCTTCGCTCTCGGGGGGCACTCGTTAAAAATCAACGCGGTGGCTGCGCAGGTTGCACAGCAGTTTGGCGTACAGCTTCCACTGCGAACCATGTTTAATCACCCAACGATTCAGGAGCTTGGAAACGTGATTGATGGATCAGACAAGACGATTATGAAAAGACGATTCTCAGTCGAAGCCAGATCGTACTATCCTGTTACGGCTGCCCAGCGAAAGTTCTTTATTCTTCAGCAGTTAAACCCGGCTGACACAAGCCTTCACATTACGGCTGCTCGCTTCATCGAGGGCGAGTTGAGCCGGGAAAAGGTAGAACATGCGTTTCAAGGATTACTTGACCGCCATGAATCTCTTCGTACCTCGTTTGATTATAGAGATGGGCAAGTCGTTCAAATTGTACATGATTCGTTAGTCTTCCGTTTGGAAGTGAGCGAAGCAAGTGAAGAGCAGTTGGAGGCCAGTCTGGCAACGTTTGTACGGCCATTCGACTTGCGTCAAGCACCTTTGCTGCGCGTGGGGCTAATCAGGATTGCACCAGAAAAGCATCTATTGTTGTTCGATATGCATCATATCATTTCAGACGGTGTATCCATGGATATTCTCGTAGAGGACTTTGTTCGTCTCTATGCAGGCGTGACACTTCCTGCGTTGGAAGTTCAGCAAAAAGAGTTTGCTGTTTGGCAGGAATCTGCACTTGAGTCAGGGGAGCTTCAAGCTGACTATTGGGCAGACTTGTTCACCAGCCCCGCTCCACTTCTATCGATTCCGACTGATTACGAAAGACCAGAATCTCTTACGTATCCTGGTGCAACGATTGAGTTCGAGGTATCGGCAGAGGAGAGGCAGCGGTTGCAGGAGCTGGCAACGCAGGAACATGCGACACTTTACATGGTGTTGTTGTCGGTTTACAACATATTGCTTGCAAAATACAGCGGCCAGGAGGATATCGTTGTCGGCACTCCTGTAGCTGGGCGTAAATTTGCAGAGTTTGATGAAGTCATTGGGATGTTTATCAATACCATTCCCCTCCGCAATTATCCAAAAGGCGAGAAAACCTATCGCGAGTTTCTTGCGGAGGTCCGCGAGCATACGCTAGCCTCTTTTGAACAAGCGGATTACCCGATTGATCTGTTTGTCAAGACTCTTGGTCTTGAGCCAAATACAGGTCGTCAACCCCTTTTTGATACGATTTTCGTCCTGCAAAACATGGACAATCCGGAAGGGGAACTAGAGCTTGAGGACATGATCGTCAAAAACTATCCACTGCAAAACAATACGGCTAAACTTGATCTTCATCTGGCGGCTTATCCCGTTTTCGACAGACTTATATGTAAGCTGGATTACCGCAGTGATCTGTTCCGAAGAGATACGATGGAACAGTTTGTCAGTGACTTCAAAAGCTTGTTGCAGCAGGTGATGGAAGATCCGCAGCGCCTCCTGCAAGACTTTGAATTGACCCGTGAGGTAGCCCTTATTCAAGCACAGGGCGTCGATTGGGATTTTGAATTTTAG
- a CDS encoding pyridoxal phosphate-dependent aminotransferase translates to MEIRSSINFHDERFLMFVLDQMANELERNGGEAIRMTLGKSEMPLHPEIINSMQQALNSFEKYSLVYPGGLPELKDKLATHYQTKYDVTIKPENFVISVGTSTLFRNLFYLLLKEGDEVLLPLPYYSLYHFCALLVGAKVRYYKIDMDTLRLDVDSFKENFTDKTKVVVINTPGNPLGNILTREELYTIDSIVDGRAAIINDEIYANTYFDDECESVMQLKNTKSTFITTDAFSKAYRMYSRRVGYAIVPDELVQPLTVIQHHTLLTADPVVQFGAMAALDYQHEVDHLVQLYKGRRDYTIDAFQNVPDVRALPARGSFYFTLDCEAFMKRKGISTSLELATQIFEATHVATVPGSDFGIPNTLRLSYSAAKYNEGINRLREFFTTT, encoded by the coding sequence ATGGAAATCAGATCCTCAATTAATTTTCACGACGAGCGCTTTTTGATGTTTGTACTGGACCAGATGGCAAATGAGCTTGAGAGAAACGGTGGAGAAGCGATCCGCATGACTCTCGGAAAGTCAGAAATGCCGCTGCATCCAGAAATTATCAATTCCATGCAACAGGCGTTGAACAGCTTTGAAAAATATTCGCTCGTATATCCAGGTGGTCTGCCTGAGCTGAAAGATAAGCTCGCGACCCACTATCAAACAAAATACGATGTGACAATCAAGCCGGAAAATTTCGTGATCAGTGTCGGTACGAGCACACTCTTCCGAAACCTGTTCTACCTCTTGCTTAAAGAGGGTGATGAAGTGTTGCTGCCACTTCCGTACTACTCGCTTTACCATTTCTGCGCGCTCTTAGTCGGTGCGAAAGTTCGTTACTACAAAATTGATATGGATACATTGAGACTTGATGTGGATTCTTTCAAAGAGAATTTCACAGACAAGACGAAAGTGGTCGTGATCAACACGCCAGGTAACCCGTTGGGAAATATTCTTACAAGAGAGGAATTGTATACGATCGACAGCATCGTAGACGGCCGTGCGGCTATTATCAATGACGAGATTTATGCGAACACTTACTTCGATGACGAGTGCGAATCCGTGATGCAGCTGAAAAATACCAAGTCTACCTTCATCACAACGGATGCGTTTTCCAAAGCGTATCGGATGTATAGCAGACGTGTCGGATACGCGATCGTACCAGATGAGCTGGTGCAACCACTGACGGTCATTCAGCACCACACACTGCTCACAGCTGACCCGGTCGTACAATTCGGGGCAATGGCTGCGCTTGATTACCAGCATGAAGTTGATCATTTAGTCCAACTGTATAAAGGTCGTCGGGACTACACGATAGACGCTTTCCAAAATGTACCCGATGTCCGTGCTCTGCCAGCGAGAGGCAGCTTCTACTTCACGCTTGATTGCGAAGCCTTTATGAAGAGAAAAGGCATTAGCACCTCGCTTGAGTTGGCTACACAAATTTTCGAAGCTACACATGTGGCGACTGTACCGGGTTCTGACTTTGGTATCCCGAACACACTGCGCCTCTCGTACTCTGCCGCGAAGTATAACGAGGGAATTAACCGTTTGCGGGAATTTTTCACCACCACCTAA